The Planctomycetota bacterium genome contains the following window.
GGCAAGACGACTACCGCCACCACACTTGCCCACGCCTTCGGCCTGGCGGGATGCAGAGTCCTCGTCGTCGACGTGGACCCCCAGGCGAATGCCACCAGCGGCATGGGCGCCGAAGCCGTAGATACCAGCGCTGCCTTCACGATTCCTGCCGATGGGGGCATTGTCCGAACGCCTTGGCAGGGTGTCTCCTGCATCCCTGCGGGAAGAGACCTTGAGCACTGGGCCACCCAGCGGAGCCTCGGAAACACGCGGCTTCGGGACAATCTGCAACGCCTTCAAGCGGGACGTTTCGATGTCGTGCTTATCGATTGTCCCCCGTCCCTAGGGCCGCTCACCCAGAATGCCTTGGCGGCATCAGCAACGGTCCTGATCCCGATCCAGTGCGAATACTATCCCCTCGAGGGGCTCGTCCAACTTGTCGGGGCCGTGCGGCAAGCCAGCCAGGGGAACCCCTCCCTTCGCATCGGCGGGGTCCTCCTGACGATGTATGACGCGGACGCAGACCTCACCCGCGAGGTCGAGGCGGAGGTCCGTGGAAAACTTGAAGAGCCTGTTCTCGAGACGGTTATCCCGAGGGACACGGCCGTGGCCGAAGCGCCCAGCCACTGCCTCTCGGTGATCGAATACGCCCCCCGCAGTCGAGGGGCGAGGGCTTACGTCTCTCTGGCTGCGGAAATCATGGACCGGGGTCTGGCAGGATAGGGGCGCAGACGATGGCAACGAAGCGTTTAGGACGCGGGCTCGATGGGCTGCTTCAGGGACTGTCGCGCGGCGGTCGAGCCGAGACGACCGACGAGGTTCTTGGCGGAGGCCCGACAGCGTCCGTACCGGTGGGTTTGGTTGACGGGAACCCGTTTCAGCCCCGCCAGGGCATGGACGCCGAGCAACTGGCAGGCTTGAAAGCGTCAATTCGCGAGCATGGGATCCTCCAGCCAATCATGGTCAGGCCGTCGGGGTCCCGGTACCAGGTGGTTGCGGGGGAGCGCCGGCTGAGGGCGGCCAAGGAACTAGGACTGGCGGAAATCCCGGCCGTGGTACGGGAGGTTCCTGACGAGCGGATGCTCGA
Protein-coding sequences here:
- a CDS encoding ParA family protein, translating into MPSILAVANQKGGVGKTTTATTLAHAFGLAGCRVLVVDVDPQANATSGMGAEAVDTSAAFTIPADGGIVRTPWQGVSCIPAGRDLEHWATQRSLGNTRLRDNLQRLQAGRFDVVLIDCPPSLGPLTQNALAASATVLIPIQCEYYPLEGLVQLVGAVRQASQGNPSLRIGGVLLTMYDADADLTREVEAEVRGKLEEPVLETVIPRDTAVAEAPSHCLSVIEYAPRSRGARAYVSLAAEIMDRGLAG